One genomic window of Leptospira perdikensis includes the following:
- a CDS encoding sulfatase family protein, translating to MGPNQAPLFPIRILRISLWFTVFFYLFFLIFNTSFTIMGVDVGDFLKQYLGAFFGVYLSTTFKVFSVSLFLHLNLFSLVYLAYHFFGKKEVSWYVLSFWVLFIECLALCHSLVSFPQIYGEFFFFRYPSFASFLYFLTDHTRPGYFSFVLGSLLLGFLSILLRQIYLHKNKESFFALIHVSVLGLIHTSGHYMIGIFYFAILFWQGKEYQRIHIKSYGLILIFLFLIYLVPSVWNQIEALTHSAEKGKPPIFILSADSLRYDKIGSKIDGKTITPNIDLFTKDSYVFHDHHTTIPRTFPSWADLLTGQYSMSHKVRDMFPSLEEKQRIGSASFPTIQQMLKGLGYDSYAVGSFAADIFPRANFGFDEVLAPNFNARIMTVQRTAESQLFLLPFLTGSWFSGGMYLEEMDGLSTWGDGARILDRFRSIIKRKGNSPYSVTYFSSVIHFPYTPAYPHYKSFTNPNYYGKYKYLKFVDPTNSSVPDVIETKQIRGLFDSAVSAFDSEFGEIISELKSRGIYDEAIIILTADHGEALYEDVHGQGHGEHLRGEAVTHVPLLIKLPKSTNETKPNHEFFGITSSVDIYPTLIDFFGITTKSKFPGQSLLPILGKTNWEEERTVYAETGIWFSDKGDHFFQKQRIPYPNILSLHQVVPEEDYQIMITDPIYRETIAFSKHRSVQNSNYKLIYIPTRQGVVFELYDRKKDPLNQRNLYPNHPAAAKMKDMLYKTVIQWEDATLAGEYLIPSSLSEMNETK from the coding sequence ATGGGTCCGAACCAAGCCCCTCTTTTCCCGATCCGAATCCTAAGAATTAGTCTTTGGTTTACGGTTTTTTTTTATCTATTTTTTTTAATCTTTAATACAAGTTTTACCATTATGGGAGTCGATGTTGGTGACTTCCTCAAACAATACTTAGGTGCTTTTTTTGGAGTTTATCTCTCCACAACTTTTAAAGTTTTTTCAGTTTCACTCTTTTTACACCTTAATCTCTTTTCTCTTGTATACTTAGCCTATCATTTTTTTGGCAAAAAAGAAGTTTCATGGTATGTTTTATCCTTTTGGGTTCTTTTTATCGAATGTTTGGCTCTTTGCCATTCGTTAGTAAGTTTTCCTCAAATTTACGGTGAATTCTTTTTCTTTCGTTATCCATCCTTTGCTTCCTTTTTGTATTTTTTAACTGATCATACAAGACCTGGATATTTTAGTTTTGTTTTGGGTTCTCTCCTTCTTGGATTTTTATCGATTCTCTTAAGGCAAATTTACCTTCACAAAAACAAAGAAAGTTTTTTTGCTCTGATTCATGTGTCTGTTCTTGGACTCATACATACATCAGGTCACTATATGATTGGCATTTTCTATTTTGCAATTTTGTTTTGGCAAGGTAAAGAATATCAGAGAATCCATATCAAATCTTATGGTTTAATCCTCATTTTTTTGTTTTTGATTTATTTAGTGCCGAGTGTATGGAATCAAATTGAAGCTCTCACACATTCAGCGGAAAAAGGGAAACCACCTATTTTTATTTTATCTGCCGATTCTCTTCGATATGATAAAATAGGTTCAAAAATTGATGGGAAAACGATCACACCCAATATCGATTTGTTTACTAAAGATAGTTATGTTTTTCATGACCACCACACAACTATTCCTCGTACATTTCCAAGTTGGGCGGATTTATTAACCGGACAGTATTCGATGAGCCATAAGGTTCGCGATATGTTTCCTTCGTTAGAAGAAAAACAAAGGATTGGTTCTGCTTCTTTTCCTACGATTCAACAAATGTTAAAAGGTTTGGGTTATGATAGTTATGCTGTGGGAAGTTTTGCCGCAGATATTTTTCCTCGCGCTAACTTTGGATTCGATGAAGTACTCGCACCGAATTTTAATGCCCGTATTATGACGGTTCAGCGAACCGCCGAATCCCAACTTTTTCTTTTACCTTTTCTTACTGGTTCTTGGTTTTCCGGTGGGATGTATTTGGAAGAAATGGATGGGCTCTCTACTTGGGGAGATGGGGCACGTATATTGGACCGGTTTCGTTCCATTATCAAACGAAAAGGTAATTCTCCTTATTCGGTGACTTATTTTTCGAGTGTCATTCATTTCCCTTACACACCGGCTTATCCTCACTATAAATCATTTACAAATCCAAATTATTACGGTAAGTATAAGTATTTAAAATTTGTGGATCCTACGAATTCATCAGTTCCTGATGTTATTGAAACCAAACAAATTCGCGGATTGTTTGATAGTGCTGTTTCTGCTTTTGACTCGGAGTTTGGAGAGATCATTTCTGAGTTAAAGTCCCGAGGTATTTATGATGAAGCTATCATCATTCTCACTGCCGATCATGGAGAAGCTTTGTATGAAGATGTTCATGGACAAGGTCATGGAGAACACCTCCGCGGTGAAGCAGTAACACATGTTCCATTATTAATCAAATTACCAAAATCTACAAACGAAACAAAACCAAATCATGAATTTTTTGGAATTACATCGAGTGTAGATATTTATCCCACCCTAATCGATTTTTTTGGAATCACCACCAAATCCAAGTTTCCTGGACAATCCTTACTTCCGATCCTTGGTAAAACCAATTGGGAGGAAGAGAGGACAGTCTACGCAGAAACAGGAATTTGGTTTTCAGATAAAGGAGATCATTTTTTCCAAAAACAACGTATTCCTTATCCTAATATTCTTTCTCTCCATCAGGTTGTTCCGGAAGAGGACTACCAGATTATGATCACAGATCCAATTTATCGAGAAACGATAGCTTTCTCAAAACATAGGTCTGTGCAAAATTCGAATTATAAGCTGATTTATATCCCCACACGCCAAGGTGTGGTTTTTGAATTGTATGATCGAAAAAAAGATCCTCTCAATCAAAGAAATCTTTATCCAAATCATCCGGCTGCAGCAAAAATGAAAGACATGTTGTATAAAACGGTGATACAGTGGGAAGACGCAACTCTCGCAGGAGAGTATTTAATACCAAGTTCTTTATCTGAAATGAATGAAACTAAATAA
- a CDS encoding alpha-2-macroglobulin family protein, whose product MFVKRRLFLFLLLSLFLVRSDESQTLPATIEFFTPNGFVKQPKQVTVRFTKPMVAIGDIRPKIDIFQIKCPLPGTSRFLDSVTWVYEFEKEVPGGVECSFQLKEGTKTLSGESLQGERNFSFHTGGPSVQYSSPYQGSSISEDQIFILHLDAKPDLNSFQKYTYFRSEELGNRIPIVFVTGSERKAILKSTGDTDREETVLLKSKQTFLPERQIQLVLGKGTKSIWGGEIREDEILSFTVRPVFSARFSCERVNAKADCIPILPVSLSFSSAVPRSLLEKIKLVSKDGKEYPKSPFTEKGNEYFEWVSFPGPFPENIEFEIQIPELVDDTNRSLSNRASFPLKFKTDEFPPLAKFSAKFGILESKAKPALPVTVRNLEINLPMKSVSLGMGGKTQKTMDILEIQKWFQILSSREREQSVFQNPPTGAGITSFSLPKPNGKKPMEVVGIPLETPGFYVVELASDILGNNLLEKKGKMYVSSAALVTNLSAHFKWGKDTSLVWVTNLDQGLPEAGVQIKILDCKGNLRGAGITGKDGSMLFGNLNFQEVPYCGYHELGSGLTIFVQKNDDISFTSSTWDKGIESWRYQLPSVTTGHSKEIKSIVLDRTLFKKGETVHLKHVRRGFGNKGLVPAEPKDYPSQVIIKHEGSGEAYPLPLVWSFPGHSESEFKIPKTAKHGVYIVYYPYSNDDSSYGETITQFRVEEFRLPVVKGNIQLAGEKQELVSPKESKVLFGLEYLSGGGAGGFPVKIRSQVVSSHYSPKEEYSAFSFSPETIKEGKWKVSGYDEEEVEETKPTVLSTSLKTDEKGFLQYTFSGLKPVPGYGSFQVEMEYADPSGEIQTVSRSFPVSPSEVHLGILPDGWLFTEDNVKLQLVALDSKDKALSSQKIKVTAYKREFYSNRKRLVGGFYAYEHYEEVTKLGEFCEGKTDSKGILICEGKSPSVGDIVFLAETKDSKGNFTNSGYSVWVSSKQEAWFDVSDHNRMDILPEKRSVDVGETIKVQIRSPFREATALVSLEREGVLDYFVTPVTGKDPVISIPIKKEYAPNVFVSVFLVRGRVGEPKPTGLVDLAKPGYRFGLSMLKVGSKPYSLSVAVNPEKKLYQVRESANVELEIKTSDGKVPLESTEVTLAVVDEALLELSPNPTWNLLDVMMGTRPHSVGTSTAQSQIIGKRHFGLKAKPEGGGGGKQSTRSLFDTLLYWKGKAIVGKDGKLKFSFPLNDSLTSFRIVAVATSGAKEFGTGFAKIQTTQKIQSFSGIPPVVRLGDNLRHEVTLRNAGDSKEQLRLRLSVTDFINGIETKEELETKSAMLASGETKVIFWDLTVPENTTKRKFHLEVSAPNGTVLDQMSVEQKVLPVDSERVYQAGLFLYESPIKESVQVPEGSKPNSGKMVWKASPTILTSLSGIQTYFQNYPYYCMEQRVSKAIGLKSETLWSDVFSDLNSFLDYDGLVKYFARMEHGSEILTAYVLTSANLANQKIPDDTLGRMIAGLQGYLEGRVSGERYKFGADSIVRKIIVWEALTRYQTYEWEQVRPIFDGIEFLPTASLIDLAEILGRVNGGDSSVKSRLTSTLRARLNIQGSELVVADSGFTNPWWILGSRDYTMAKLLLWAFAEPSYKKDMPRLIKGFVKMQKRGSYDTTLGNAYSILVFDRVSKLLESEKVTGGKLKIQSSKEILNLEPNGKQSVSQTIGTAPESVTVSYDGKGKPWVEWSVNSILPLKAPISSGYRLKRSFEPIQVAKPGVLSKGDTIRVTIEIQADSDKTWVVVEDPIPPGSLPLGRGFGRESIITQEGKAGDTSYYLSFEEKTLSQYRAYFEYLPKGTHILEHSFRLNHSGTFQLPATRVEAMYSPETHAEWPNETVRISENGG is encoded by the coding sequence ATGTTCGTAAAGCGCCGGCTTTTTCTTTTCCTTCTCCTTTCTTTGTTTTTGGTTCGTTCGGATGAATCTCAAACTCTTCCTGCAACGATCGAATTTTTCACTCCCAATGGATTTGTCAAACAACCCAAACAAGTGACTGTTCGGTTCACAAAACCTATGGTCGCTATCGGCGACATCCGGCCCAAAATCGATATCTTCCAAATCAAGTGCCCCCTTCCGGGAACCAGTCGTTTTCTGGATTCCGTAACTTGGGTTTATGAATTTGAAAAGGAAGTTCCGGGTGGAGTTGAATGTTCCTTTCAATTGAAAGAGGGAACTAAAACTTTAAGCGGAGAATCCTTACAAGGAGAACGTAACTTTTCCTTTCATACGGGTGGGCCTTCTGTCCAGTATTCTTCCCCCTACCAAGGATCATCGATCAGTGAGGACCAAATTTTTATTTTGCACTTAGATGCAAAACCGGATCTGAACTCTTTTCAAAAATACACATACTTTCGTTCCGAAGAATTAGGGAATCGAATTCCCATTGTGTTCGTTACAGGTTCGGAAAGAAAAGCCATCTTAAAATCTACAGGTGATACAGACAGAGAAGAAACGGTTCTTTTAAAATCCAAACAAACCTTTTTGCCAGAGAGACAAATTCAGTTGGTTCTTGGTAAAGGAACCAAATCGATCTGGGGTGGTGAGATTAGAGAAGATGAGATTCTTTCTTTTACAGTAAGGCCGGTATTTTCGGCTCGATTTAGTTGTGAAAGAGTCAATGCAAAAGCAGATTGTATTCCCATCCTTCCAGTTTCACTTTCGTTTAGTTCGGCGGTTCCTCGGTCTTTATTAGAAAAAATCAAACTCGTTTCGAAAGATGGAAAAGAATATCCTAAGTCTCCATTCACTGAAAAAGGAAACGAATATTTTGAATGGGTGAGTTTTCCCGGACCCTTTCCCGAAAATATAGAATTTGAAATTCAGATTCCAGAGCTTGTTGATGATACAAACAGAAGTTTGTCGAATCGTGCATCCTTCCCTTTAAAATTTAAAACCGATGAATTTCCACCTCTTGCGAAGTTTAGTGCTAAATTTGGAATTTTGGAATCGAAAGCCAAACCAGCGTTACCTGTCACTGTTCGTAATTTAGAAATCAACCTTCCGATGAAATCAGTATCTCTTGGTATGGGTGGCAAAACTCAAAAAACTATGGATATTCTGGAGATACAAAAATGGTTTCAGATTTTATCATCTAGAGAACGCGAACAATCTGTATTTCAAAATCCGCCTACGGGTGCCGGGATCACTTCTTTTTCGCTTCCGAAACCCAATGGGAAAAAACCAATGGAAGTGGTGGGTATCCCTCTGGAAACTCCTGGGTTTTATGTGGTCGAACTCGCGAGTGATATTCTAGGCAATAACCTTCTTGAAAAAAAAGGGAAAATGTATGTATCCAGTGCTGCCCTTGTGACAAACCTCTCTGCTCATTTCAAATGGGGAAAGGACACAAGTCTTGTTTGGGTTACGAACCTAGACCAAGGTCTTCCTGAAGCAGGAGTCCAAATTAAAATTCTCGACTGTAAGGGGAATTTACGTGGAGCGGGGATCACAGGAAAAGATGGGAGTATGCTCTTCGGAAATTTAAATTTTCAAGAGGTTCCTTATTGTGGTTATCATGAGTTAGGTTCTGGTCTTACCATCTTTGTTCAAAAAAATGATGATATTAGTTTTACCTCAAGCACCTGGGACAAAGGAATTGAAAGTTGGCGTTACCAACTACCGAGTGTTACCACGGGTCACTCTAAAGAAATCAAATCCATTGTATTAGATCGAACTTTATTTAAAAAGGGGGAAACAGTTCACCTAAAACATGTTCGGCGTGGTTTTGGAAATAAAGGTCTTGTTCCTGCAGAACCCAAGGATTATCCATCACAAGTCATCATCAAACATGAAGGTTCAGGTGAGGCTTATCCCTTGCCACTCGTTTGGTCTTTTCCTGGACATTCCGAATCAGAATTTAAAATTCCAAAAACCGCGAAACATGGAGTTTATATTGTTTATTATCCTTATTCGAACGATGACTCAAGTTACGGAGAAACGATCACTCAGTTCCGAGTTGAGGAATTCCGACTACCTGTCGTCAAAGGAAATATTCAACTTGCGGGCGAAAAACAAGAGTTAGTATCGCCAAAAGAATCGAAGGTATTATTTGGATTGGAATACCTTTCCGGCGGAGGAGCAGGTGGGTTTCCGGTGAAAATTCGGTCCCAAGTGGTTTCTAGTCATTATTCTCCCAAGGAAGAATACTCCGCTTTTTCTTTTTCTCCTGAGACCATCAAAGAAGGGAAATGGAAGGTTAGCGGGTATGATGAAGAAGAAGTGGAAGAAACAAAACCAACAGTTCTTTCTACATCTTTGAAAACTGATGAGAAGGGATTTTTACAATATACGTTTAGTGGATTAAAACCTGTTCCCGGTTATGGAAGTTTCCAAGTGGAAATGGAATACGCAGATCCTTCTGGTGAAATTCAAACTGTATCTAGAAGTTTTCCTGTATCTCCTTCTGAAGTGCATTTAGGAATTTTACCGGATGGATGGTTGTTTACAGAAGACAATGTTAAATTGCAGTTAGTTGCTTTGGATTCAAAAGACAAAGCCCTTAGTTCCCAAAAAATAAAAGTCACAGCCTATAAAAGAGAATTTTATTCCAACCGCAAACGCCTTGTAGGCGGATTTTATGCTTATGAACATTATGAAGAAGTCACCAAACTTGGCGAATTCTGTGAAGGGAAAACCGATTCCAAAGGGATCCTAATTTGTGAGGGAAAATCACCTAGTGTGGGTGATATCGTATTTCTTGCAGAAACAAAAGATTCCAAAGGCAATTTTACCAATTCTGGATACAGCGTTTGGGTGAGTTCCAAACAAGAAGCTTGGTTTGATGTGAGTGATCACAACCGAATGGATATCTTACCTGAAAAACGTTCCGTTGATGTTGGTGAAACAATCAAAGTACAAATCCGTTCTCCTTTTCGGGAAGCAACAGCACTTGTGAGTTTAGAGAGGGAAGGTGTTTTGGATTATTTTGTAACACCAGTCACAGGTAAAGATCCAGTGATTTCGATTCCTATCAAAAAGGAATACGCACCCAATGTTTTTGTTTCGGTATTCCTTGTGCGAGGTCGTGTGGGAGAACCAAAACCCACTGGGCTTGTGGACTTAGCAAAACCGGGATACCGATTTGGTCTTAGCATGTTAAAAGTAGGTTCCAAACCGTACAGTTTGTCCGTAGCAGTGAACCCAGAGAAAAAACTCTACCAAGTGCGGGAGAGTGCTAACGTGGAACTCGAAATCAAAACATCTGATGGAAAAGTTCCTTTAGAATCGACTGAAGTCACACTCGCAGTTGTCGACGAAGCCTTACTGGAACTTTCTCCAAACCCTACTTGGAATCTCCTGGATGTGATGATGGGGACAAGACCTCATTCTGTGGGAACCTCCACTGCACAGTCGCAGATTATTGGAAAAAGACATTTTGGTCTGAAGGCAAAACCGGAAGGGGGAGGAGGGGGAAAACAATCCACTCGTTCCCTTTTTGATACCTTACTCTATTGGAAAGGAAAAGCCATTGTGGGTAAAGATGGAAAACTAAAGTTTAGTTTTCCTTTGAATGATTCCCTGACAAGTTTTCGAATTGTCGCTGTTGCTACTTCGGGAGCCAAAGAATTCGGAACAGGATTTGCCAAAATCCAAACAACACAAAAAATCCAATCCTTTTCTGGAATTCCACCTGTGGTTCGGTTAGGTGATAATCTTCGCCACGAGGTAACCCTACGGAACGCTGGTGATTCGAAAGAACAACTTCGTTTGCGCCTTTCGGTTACAGATTTCATCAATGGGATAGAAACCAAAGAAGAATTGGAAACTAAATCCGCTATGTTGGCTTCCGGGGAAACTAAAGTTATTTTTTGGGATCTAACTGTTCCTGAAAATACTACCAAACGAAAGTTTCACCTAGAAGTGTCTGCACCGAATGGAACCGTTCTTGACCAAATGTCCGTGGAACAAAAAGTTTTACCTGTTGATTCAGAAAGGGTCTACCAAGCTGGACTATTTTTATATGAATCTCCCATCAAAGAATCGGTGCAGGTGCCAGAAGGATCTAAACCTAACTCGGGTAAGATGGTTTGGAAGGCATCTCCTACCATTCTGACCAGTCTAAGTGGAATCCAAACTTATTTTCAAAACTATCCGTACTATTGTATGGAACAACGTGTTTCGAAAGCCATCGGTCTAAAATCTGAAACTTTATGGAGCGATGTATTCAGTGACTTAAATTCCTTTTTGGATTATGATGGACTCGTAAAATACTTTGCCCGAATGGAACATGGAAGTGAAATTCTTACAGCTTATGTTCTTACATCAGCAAACCTCGCAAACCAAAAAATTCCAGATGATACTTTGGGTCGAATGATAGCAGGTCTACAAGGTTATTTGGAAGGTAGGGTGAGTGGAGAAAGGTATAAATTCGGCGCTGACTCTATTGTGAGAAAAATCATTGTTTGGGAAGCACTCACAAGATACCAGACCTATGAATGGGAACAGGTACGTCCGATCTTTGATGGAATTGAATTTTTACCAACAGCATCTCTCATTGACCTGGCTGAAATTTTGGGAAGAGTGAATGGTGGAGATAGTTCTGTAAAATCTCGCCTGACGAGTACTTTGCGAGCAAGGCTCAATATTCAAGGTTCTGAACTTGTAGTTGCTGATTCTGGGTTTACCAATCCTTGGTGGATTTTGGGAAGTCGGGATTATACAATGGCAAAACTTTTACTTTGGGCATTTGCGGAACCAAGTTATAAAAAGGACATGCCTCGACTTATCAAAGGGTTTGTTAAAATGCAAAAGAGAGGAAGTTACGATACCACCCTTGGAAATGCTTATTCTATTTTGGTTTTTGATCGAGTGAGTAAACTTTTGGAATCAGAGAAAGTTACAGGTGGCAAATTAAAAATCCAATCGAGCAAAGAAATTTTAAATCTAGAACCTAACGGAAAACAATCGGTATCGCAAACTATAGGCACAGCACCGGAATCTGTGACTGTCAGTTATGATGGAAAAGGAAAACCTTGGGTGGAATGGTCAGTCAATTCGATTCTACCTCTGAAAGCCCCTATTTCCAGTGGTTACCGTTTGAAACGAAGTTTTGAGCCGATCCAAGTGGCAAAACCTGGAGTTCTATCCAAAGGGGATACCATTCGGGTTACCATTGAAATCCAAGCGGACTCCGATAAAACTTGGGTGGTTGTGGAAGACCCCATTCCACCGGGATCCCTCCCTCTGGGACGGGGTTTTGGTCGTGAGTCTATCATCACTCAGGAGGGAAAAGCAGGGGATACATCTTATTACTTAAGTTTTGAGGAAAAGACCTTGTCTCAGTACAGAGCGTATTTTGAATATTTGCCAAAGGGAACTCATATCTTGGAGCACAGCTTTCGGTTGAATCATTCAGGGACTTTTCAATTGCCCGCCACTCGTGTCGAAGCTATGTATTCTCCGGAAACCCATGCGGAATGGCCGAATGAAACTGTGAGGATTTCGGAAAACGGAGGCTAG